A genomic stretch from Arenicella xantha includes:
- a CDS encoding RNA polymerase sigma factor, with amino-acid sequence MNKLDEAVLVELAVSNNDQRAFTELVNRHQSNLRYSMRQLTNWNEDLADDLAQETFIQAFKELHRFRKEAKFSSWLYRIGYNVFLQHVRKRQLDTQSIDENPYIANQIAEAPHGEEDSPLHQKVAKLLAMLEPERRSVLHLLLHRQNTQQEISDIMGIPLGTVKTHINRGRAALQQSLHGWQEKTA; translated from the coding sequence GTGAATAAATTGGATGAGGCAGTGCTGGTCGAACTTGCGGTAAGCAACAACGATCAGCGCGCATTTACTGAGTTGGTAAATCGGCATCAGTCGAACCTACGTTACTCGATGCGGCAGCTAACTAATTGGAATGAAGATTTAGCCGATGACCTTGCACAAGAAACATTTATTCAAGCTTTTAAAGAGTTGCACCGATTTCGCAAAGAGGCCAAGTTCTCCAGTTGGCTTTACCGTATCGGTTACAACGTTTTTCTACAGCATGTTCGTAAACGTCAACTGGATACTCAATCAATTGATGAGAATCCATATATTGCAAATCAAATCGCGGAAGCTCCGCACGGTGAGGAAGACTCACCGCTGCATCAAAAGGTTGCCAAATTGTTAGCTATGTTAGAGCCAGAAAGACGCTCCGTGTTACACTTGTTATTACACAGACAGAATACACAGCAGGAAATTTCAGATATTATGGGAATTCCACTGGGAACTGTGAAAACTCATATCAATCGCGGCCGAGCGGCGTTGCAACAAAGTTTGCACGGCTGGCAGGAGAAAACAGCATGA
- a CDS encoding DUF6249 domain-containing protein encodes MKNLFIAFGLAAMLSGAASSHAQDADVNIPKAQAAKELSTGSDVNIEDLDSGIRLNLTIDDDEELTTDEKFALARSAIKEKLGEEFADELNREIDGLTDEEKEKLVSAIEDGFTFNVDGDGIPLAALLIAIPAVVLTLGMPVIIVLLVLWFGHKKRRQRLELINRFLDAGKDVPPEILHTIDNDGGDSLKRGIMLTGIGLGVVAGFSAVGENTVAGFGLIPMFIGIARLVYWYLAERKHSL; translated from the coding sequence ATGAAAAACCTATTTATCGCTTTTGGTCTAGCGGCAATGCTGAGCGGTGCAGCGTCATCCCACGCTCAGGATGCAGACGTCAATATTCCGAAGGCACAAGCCGCAAAAGAGCTAAGCACCGGCTCTGATGTCAATATTGAAGATCTCGACTCTGGAATTCGATTGAACCTCACGATCGACGATGACGAGGAATTGACCACTGATGAAAAATTTGCCTTGGCTCGGAGTGCTATTAAGGAGAAGCTTGGTGAAGAGTTCGCGGATGAATTGAACCGCGAAATAGACGGTTTAACTGACGAAGAGAAAGAGAAGCTAGTATCAGCGATTGAGGACGGTTTTACATTCAACGTCGATGGTGATGGAATTCCGCTCGCTGCGCTACTAATAGCGATTCCTGCGGTGGTTCTAACGCTCGGCATGCCGGTAATCATCGTGCTGTTAGTGCTTTGGTTTGGGCATAAGAAACGCCGTCAACGACTTGAGCTGATTAACCGCTTTCTGGATGCCGGTAAAGATGTGCCACCAGAAATCCTACACACGATTGACAATGACGGTGGCGATTCACTCAAGCGTGGAATCATGTTGACTGGGATAGGGCTTGGAGTGGTAGCTGGGTTTAGCGCGGTAGGCGAGAATACGGTTGCAGGATTCGGCTTAATTCCGATGTTTATTGGTATCGCTAGATTGGTGTATTGGTACTTGGCTGAACGTAAGCACAGCCTTTAG
- the leuB gene encoding 3-isopropylmalate dehydrogenase → MSKYKIAILAGDGIGPEIMQEGIKVLKVIEQRNEVEFDLIEAPFGASAYFSHGSSFPEETQRLVDLADAVVKGPIGLSHQESKKIPVDQQPERGALLPLRKRLNTYANFRPVYLPKSLAHFSPLKAEVIGEGIDIIMVRELVGGLYFGAKEMGVNDQGKRYVREMLEYDEDQIAAILHEGFKLAQSRKKVLHNIHKSNVLKSSVLWNEVLEEIAGQYSDVTVIHTLVDAAATALCLNPGQFDVMVMENMFGDILSDQGGGILGSLGLMPSACLGENGKAYYEPSHGSAPDIAGQQIANPYSMIGSMAMMLEYSFNMVDEARNVWDAMQSVFDAGYSTADLSKPGSGIKLLKTADFGDKVVQHLMANN, encoded by the coding sequence GTGAGTAAATACAAAATCGCTATTTTGGCCGGCGACGGAATCGGTCCAGAAATCATGCAAGAGGGTATTAAAGTCCTCAAAGTCATAGAGCAACGCAATGAGGTCGAATTCGACCTGATCGAGGCGCCTTTTGGTGCTAGTGCATATTTTAGCCACGGCAGTTCCTTTCCTGAGGAAACTCAGCGTTTGGTCGACTTGGCTGATGCTGTCGTTAAAGGACCGATTGGTTTGAGTCATCAAGAGTCAAAAAAAATCCCAGTTGATCAGCAACCTGAGCGGGGAGCACTGCTGCCGTTGCGCAAGCGCCTGAATACCTACGCTAATTTTAGACCGGTCTATTTGCCTAAATCACTTGCCCATTTTTCACCGCTTAAAGCTGAAGTTATTGGTGAAGGTATTGATATCATCATGGTTCGAGAGTTGGTTGGTGGTTTGTATTTTGGCGCCAAGGAGATGGGAGTCAATGACCAAGGTAAGCGTTACGTACGCGAGATGCTTGAATATGATGAAGACCAGATCGCGGCGATATTGCATGAAGGCTTCAAGCTAGCGCAATCACGCAAGAAGGTGTTGCACAATATTCATAAGAGTAATGTACTTAAATCGAGCGTGCTATGGAATGAAGTGCTCGAAGAGATTGCCGGTCAGTATTCTGATGTGACTGTGATTCATACCTTGGTCGACGCGGCTGCGACGGCTTTGTGTTTGAATCCTGGTCAATTTGACGTCATGGTTATGGAGAATATGTTTGGTGACATTCTGAGCGATCAAGGTGGCGGGATATTGGGGTCACTTGGCTTGATGCCGTCGGCGTGCCTCGGTGAAAACGGCAAAGCTTATTATGAACCTTCACATGGTTCAGCACCGGATATTGCCGGACAGCAAATCGCCAACCCCTACTCAATGATCGGCTCTATGGCAATGATGCTGGAATACAGTTTCAATATGGTTGATGAGGCACGCAACGTTTGGGATGCTATGCAAAGTGTCTTTGATGCTGGTTACTCAACGGCGGATCTATCTAAGCCTGGCAGCGGTATCAAGCTACTGAAAACGGCCGATTTCGGCGACAAGGTGGTTCAGCACTTGATGGCGAATAATTAG
- a CDS encoding MBL fold metallo-hydrolase, producing the protein MNIKQTFNRNWILTSALLSLFSSTSAVIAQEAELSFTTTKVSDTVYMLSGTGGFTGGNVGLTVGDDGVAMIDNGVSDVLDILREEIKKTTDKPIDYLINTHIHGDHTGNNHAFGDGGTKIISHQNLRHSLVTKGVAKEEGFEPAPLSALPVLTFSDQMTIHINGDAAKIMHFANAHTDGDAAVMFESDNIIHTGDILFNKVFPYIDESNGGSMAGVIDALKAIAALSNESTKIIPGHGPLADKSDVERTISMLEDSYQMIAELVANGSTDEEIIAANPLSKYQDYNWGFITTERMTNQVISAARKAAKS; encoded by the coding sequence ATGAACATCAAGCAAACATTCAACCGCAACTGGATTCTAACCAGCGCGCTGCTGTCACTTTTTTCATCTACGAGCGCTGTCATTGCGCAAGAAGCTGAACTTAGCTTCACGACCACCAAGGTGAGCGACACGGTGTATATGCTAAGTGGCACAGGTGGGTTCACGGGCGGAAATGTCGGCTTAACCGTTGGTGACGACGGCGTCGCGATGATTGATAATGGGGTATCCGACGTACTTGACATTCTACGAGAGGAAATTAAGAAAACCACCGATAAGCCGATTGACTACTTAATCAACACTCATATTCATGGCGACCACACTGGTAACAATCACGCATTTGGTGATGGTGGAACAAAAATAATCAGCCATCAAAACTTACGCCATTCTTTGGTGACCAAAGGTGTTGCAAAAGAAGAAGGGTTCGAGCCTGCACCATTATCGGCGTTGCCGGTCTTAACGTTTTCCGACCAAATGACGATTCACATCAATGGAGATGCCGCCAAGATCATGCATTTCGCAAATGCACATACCGACGGCGATGCTGCAGTAATGTTTGAATCCGACAATATCATCCACACCGGCGACATTTTATTCAATAAGGTATTCCCATACATTGATGAGAGCAATGGCGGCAGCATGGCTGGCGTGATTGATGCTCTTAAAGCAATTGCGGCACTCAGCAATGAATCCACTAAAATCATACCTGGCCATGGCCCGCTCGCCGACAAATCGGACGTCGAACGCACCATATCTATGCTTGAAGACAGCTACCAAATGATCGCAGAGCTAGTCGCCAACGGCAGCACTGATGAAGAAATTATTGCCGCGAACCCACTAAGCAAATATCAAGACTATAACTGGGGATTTATAACTACCGAACGTATGACAAACCAAGTCATATCCGCTGCCAGAAAAGCAGCTAAGAGCTAA
- a CDS encoding DUF350 domain-containing protein: protein MESEFFIATLFNLAINLLYTLLSLLVGVIALKFVDKQLLKNVDIERQLQSGNIAVAIFASTILLFVAIIVSFGLKG from the coding sequence ATGGAAAGTGAATTTTTTATTGCCACACTATTTAATTTGGCAATCAATCTGCTCTATACACTACTCTCTTTGTTAGTTGGGGTCATTGCATTAAAGTTTGTCGATAAACAACTGCTCAAGAATGTCGACATCGAGCGACAACTACAAAGCGGCAATATAGCGGTAGCGATTTTTGCCTCGACCATTCTTTTGTTCGTGGCGATTATTGTGTCGTTCGGTCTCAAAGGTTAA
- a CDS encoding transglutaminase-like domain-containing protein produces the protein MKNGLLKNSFALLIICLIALAYLEQTRHVVVQRGGGDGASSLPHLSTVEPLAQNKQQRGFITSQFGMSHFNTDELNAIVGAPDYQAGNDSFYLTDPKHRIINYVAVGINQKPYFANSYLVGFVPFQTDRIWVPLATLSMRKRYVLDHIQYGPSMSDVWQNSEQAYYYGHGDCEDHALLLADWLIGLDYDARVVIGEIPAGGHAWVVVFLDGKEYVLEATDKRRPSSLNDFMLASLATAYRPKLQFNRTSFWENTGSTLTVRYGDDKWQLHSRFKRESPAPLTLVE, from the coding sequence TTGAAAAATGGTTTGCTTAAGAATAGTTTTGCTTTACTGATAATCTGCCTGATCGCGTTAGCTTACTTAGAGCAAACGCGCCACGTTGTAGTCCAACGAGGTGGCGGTGATGGGGCTAGCAGCTTACCCCATCTCTCAACCGTCGAACCGCTAGCGCAAAACAAGCAACAACGAGGTTTCATCACCAGCCAATTCGGCATGTCGCACTTCAATACCGACGAATTAAACGCCATCGTTGGCGCACCGGACTATCAAGCAGGCAACGATAGTTTTTATTTAACCGACCCCAAGCATCGGATCATCAATTATGTTGCCGTGGGGATTAATCAAAAACCCTACTTCGCAAATTCGTATCTAGTCGGTTTCGTACCGTTTCAAACGGATCGAATTTGGGTCCCGTTGGCAACCCTAAGTATGCGTAAACGCTATGTGCTGGACCATATACAATATGGGCCCAGCATGTCGGATGTCTGGCAAAACTCAGAACAAGCTTATTACTACGGTCATGGAGACTGTGAAGACCATGCCTTACTGTTGGCTGATTGGTTAATTGGTTTAGACTACGATGCCCGAGTCGTGATTGGCGAGATACCAGCAGGTGGACACGCTTGGGTAGTAGTGTTTCTCGATGGTAAGGAGTACGTACTCGAAGCGACAGATAAACGCCGACCGTCATCATTAAACGATTTCATGTTGGCCAGTCTGGCCACGGCTTATCGGCCGAAACTTCAGTTCAATCGAACTTCGTTTTGGGAAAACACCGGTTCAACATTAACCGTTCGCTATGGCGATGATAAGTGGCAACTACACTCACGATTTAAACGCGAGTCGCCGGCGCCATTAACGCTAGTCGAATGA
- the rraA gene encoding ribonuclease E activity regulator RraA, whose translation MTEKDNNLVSTPDLCDAYPEQVRVLDSVFNDYGGVTSFFGQVVTIKCFEDNSVVKQLVSTPGEGRVIVMDGGGSLRRAILGDMLAAQAADNGWAGLVINGCIRDCLEIAETAVGVKALNTHPMKTEKRGLGDLDVPVTFAGQTIMPGDWLYADQNGVLVCDQALSFD comes from the coding sequence GTGACTGAAAAAGATAATAATTTAGTTTCAACGCCAGACCTTTGTGATGCCTATCCAGAGCAGGTAAGGGTCCTAGACAGTGTTTTCAATGATTATGGTGGCGTCACGTCATTTTTTGGTCAAGTTGTCACGATCAAATGCTTTGAAGACAACTCTGTTGTCAAACAGTTGGTTTCTACCCCCGGCGAAGGGCGTGTGATCGTGATGGATGGCGGCGGGTCGTTACGTCGAGCTATTTTAGGGGATATGTTGGCCGCACAAGCCGCCGATAATGGTTGGGCTGGTTTGGTAATCAATGGGTGTATTCGAGACTGCTTAGAAATTGCCGAGACCGCCGTTGGCGTTAAGGCGTTGAATACGCATCCTATGAAGACTGAGAAGCGCGGTTTAGGCGATCTGGATGTACCGGTTACCTTTGCTGGTCAAACCATCATGCCGGGCGATTGGCTGTACGCCGATCAAAATGGTGTTTTGGTTTGTGATCAAGCATTGTCATTCGACTAG
- a CDS encoding DUF5522 domain-containing protein, giving the protein MSLITKSNADSAPQATNSVNAPVWPIKELRENEHYYMENGLMVLTEAYHLARGRCCGNACRHCPFEHINVRKPSD; this is encoded by the coding sequence ATGAGCCTAATCACAAAGTCGAACGCTGATTCAGCACCTCAAGCCACAAACTCGGTCAACGCGCCTGTTTGGCCGATTAAGGAATTGCGAGAAAACGAGCATTATTATATGGAGAATGGTCTGATGGTTCTAACCGAGGCTTACCATTTAGCTCGTGGCCGATGTTGCGGAAACGCATGTCGACACTGCCCCTTTGAACATATTAATGTGAGGAAACCAAGTGACTGA